From the genome of Rhinoderma darwinii isolate aRhiDar2 unplaced genomic scaffold, aRhiDar2.hap1 Scaffold_421, whole genome shotgun sequence, one region includes:
- the LOC142710032 gene encoding DNA mismatch repair protein Mlh3-like: MIRVLGEDVRCRLRSGVAVTSVAQCVEELLLNAADAQATCVAVRVDLEIFKVQVVDNGCGLGPEDMERVGLRYCTSKCHSATDLENLRFSGFRGEALASMVDASSVVEISSKHKDTSQTFIRLFQNGKALDVLEAESPRPSAGTTVTLYNLFYNLPVRRKCLQPVLELERIRQRVEAVSLVKPSVSFSLRNDAVHSVLLQLPKTKDPHSRFCQIYGVSRCQGLREVQHTQRGVTMDGLISREGHYNRTMQFLYVNSRLVLKTKLHKLMDFIIRKESSVCRWRSSPGRPRAAADLHGIFMLNIHCPGSHYDISFQPDKTFIEFQDWDSVMLCVERGLKTFLKRENLFLEPSKDDIAEFSQKHNYNLSCNELQCEGGDEPVPPQDSRGGIEETSHSANLTSKCVLRGREVTVAGSPLVVGSHNNREVCDQQELPEGQEESLLTPPGKIPQTAVVSWALSSAGAMNEGTTSSVPQNPRSPSTGSDPLGMSIWKSAACKITPISANNTSKEVSSEKCSRGPEPTHIQLRGPGSRGSLDKFRRHYGKSCLVGKECREPQLPKSPTKSESMAVNHPGGACHSASIPYMTPAQGTAHPSGDPKLSDHYVDSKQGESPHPQSTLSLTTKLCRLKNNMEEASCPVTSRGVIHTTATQSNICEDGARRSPCEQQAPLNEGAQMSDNSPNGSMSHQWLQCYEESLGKNVFINTATGLSSYSAPSRDKTAACTKDLSNMSVNVVCSNGFQYACHPFKSPTLLPFLPRPRDEGDPAPPTDDGALSSMYTKWKNPVYVRHPSLAVDVSREHSDTLSVKIYNILYSYRFTKEMVHSMKVLRQVDSKFIACLMSSEAGQTTASGGNLLVLVDQHAAHERVRLEQLIADSFEASSETCERSLKVSVVDPALEVHVSEEEYRLLRTRAGTLRRVGLSLSFPDPGSPRVLVSEIPLCFVEREANEMQRGRTPVVRRMVEEYLQEQVQLLQVPGAGHRAVPGTVLKVLASQACHGAVKFNHPLTGDECARLMASLAQCSLPFQCAHGRPSILPLADLQHMDPEVPPPLNLRRLRQRHRTWQLYEKDCTRSGSHEAV; the protein is encoded by the exons ATGATTCGAGTCTTGGGAGAAGACGTGCGGTGTCGTTTGCGGTCGGGCGTGGCGGTTACTTCCGTGGCTCAGTGTGTGGAGGAGCTCCTTCTGAACGCTGCCGATGCTCAGGCTACCTGCGTTGCGGTTCGTGTTGACTTGGAAATTTTCAAAGTTCAGGTAGTGGACAATGGCTGCGGCCTGGGCCCTGAGGACATGGAGCGCGTGGGGCTGAGGTATTGTACAAGCAAATGTCACTCTGCAACAGACCTAGAGAACTTGAGGTTTTCCGGCTTTCGGGGGGAAGCGTTGGCGAGCATGGTGGACGCCTCCAGTGTGGTAGAAATCTCCTCCAAGCACAAAGATACAAGTCAAACCTTCATCAGACTCTTCCAGAATGGGAAAGCGCTGGATGTGCTGGAGGCAGAAAGTCCCCGGCCGAGCGCAGGGACCACCGTCACTCTCTACAACCTGTTCTACAACCTGCCTGTccgcagaaaatgtctgcagcccGTTCTGGAGCTGGAGAGGATCCGTCAGAGGGTGGAGGCCGTGTCTTTAGTGAAGCCGTCAGTCTCTTTCTCTTTAAGAAATGACGCTGTCCATTCTGTGCTTCTCCAGTTACCAAAAACCAAGGACCCGCATTCTCGGTTTTGCCAGATCTATGGTGTGTCCAGATGTCAGGGGCTCCGCGAGGTGCAGCACACACAGCGCGGGGTCACAATGGACGGGCTCATCAGCCGTGAGGGCCACTACAACAGGACCATGCAGTTCTTGTACGTCAACAGCCGATTAGTACTGAAGACCAAGTTACACAAACTGATGGACTTTATCATCCGGAAGGAGAGCTCGGTGTGCAGGTGGAGGAGCAGCCCCGGCCGACCCCGCGCCGCCGCTGATCTCCACGGCATCTTCATGCTGAACATTCACTGTCCCGGATCTCACTACGACATTTCCTTCCAGCCGGATAAAACGTTCATAGAATTCCAGGACTGGGACTCCGTCATGCTGTGCGTGGAGCGGGGGCTGAAGACTTTTCTGAAGAGGGAGAACCTGTTTTTAGAGCCATCGAAAGACGACATCGCTGAATTTAGCCAAAAACATAACTATAATTTATCATGTAATGAGCTTCAATGTGAGGGGGGTGACGAGCCGGTGCCCCCCCAGGATTCCCGTGGAGGGATAGAAGAAACCTCTCATTCAGCTAACCTGACATCCAAGTGTGTACTCAGGGGCAGGGAAGTGACAGTAGCGGGGTCTCCACTGGTAGTAGGGTCACATAACAACAGGGAAGTATGTGACCAGCAGGAGTTACCAGAGGGTCAGGAAGAAAGCCTCCTCACTCCTCCTGGCAAAATACCACAGACAGCAGTGGTCTCCTGGGCTCTGTCCTCTGCTGGAGCAATGAATGAGGGAACCACCTCTAGTGTACCCCAAAACCCTAGAAGTCCAAGTACTGGATCAGATCCCCTAGGGATGAGCATCTGGAAATCGGCCGCTTGTAAGATCACTCCGATATCTGCAAACAACACAAGTAAAGAGGTGAGCAGTGAGAAGTGCAGCCGTGGCCCGGAGCCCACACACATTCAGCTGCGTGGACCCGGGAGCCGGGGAAGCCTGGACAAGTTCAGAAGACACTATGGAAAGAGTTgccttgtgggcaaagagtgccgGGAACCCCaactccccaaaagccccactaagaGTGAAAGTATGGCTGTAAACCATCCTGGGGGCGCCTGTCACTCAGCAAGCATCCCATATATGACCCCAGCACAGGGGACCGCACACCCGAGTGGTGATCCGAAGCTGTCAGACCATTATGTGGACTCCAAACAAGGAGAATCCCCTCACCCACAATCTACTCTGTCATTGACCACGAAACTGTGCCGGTTAAAGAACAACATGGAGGAGGCTTCATGTCCTGTCACGAGCCGTGGAGTGATCCACACAACCGCCACCCAGAGCAATATCTGTGAGGATGGCGCCAGGCGATCACCCTGCGAGCAGCAAGCGCCACTGAATGAAGGTGCCCAAATGTCTGACAATTCTCCAAATGGATCCATGTCCCATCAATGGCTGCAATGCTATGAAGAGTCTCTAGGCAAAAATGTCTTCATTAATACAGCCACTGGACTCAGCAGTTATAGCGCCCCCTCCAGGGACAAGACAGCTGCCTGCACCAAGGACCTCTCCAACATGTCCGTGAATGTGGTCTGCAGTAACG GTTTCCAGTACGCATGTCATCCTTTTAAGAGTCCGACCCTTTTACCGTTCCTGCCCAGGCCTCGTGATGAGGGAGACCCCGCTCCACCGACAG ATGATGGCGCTCTGTCCTCAATGTACACGAAATGGAAGAACCCGGTGTATGTGCGCCATCCTTCG CTTGCTGTGGATGTGAGCAGGGAACATTCGGACACTCTTTCAGTGAAGATCTACAACATTCTGTATTCTTATCGCTTTACCAAGGAAATGGTCCACAGCATGAAG GTGCTGCGGCAGGTGGACAGTAAGTTCATAGCTTGTCTGATGAGTTCAGAGGCCGGACAGACGACCGCTTCAG GTGGCAATCTCTTGGTATTGGTGGACCAGCATGCAGCACACGAGCGGGTGCGCCTGGAGCAGCTTATTGCAG ACTCTTTTGAGGCCTCGTCCGAAACTTGTGAGAGAAGTTTGAAGGTTTCGGTGGTGGATCCAGCTCTAGAGGTTCATGTGTCCGAGGAAGAATATCGCCTTCTGAG GACACGAGCAGGAACACTGCGGAGAGTTGGTCTGTCGCTGTCATTCCCGGACCCTGGAAGCCCCCGTGTTCTGGTCAGTGAGATTCCTTTGTGTTTTGTGGAGAGAGAAGCCAATGAAATGCAGCGAGGGAGGACGCCGGTGGTGCGGAGAATGGTGGAG GAATATCTGCAGGAACAAGTGCAG TTGTTGCAGGTGCCGGGTGCAGGACACAGGGCTGTACCAGGAACCGTCCTCAAGGTGCTGGCATCACAGGCCTGCCATG